The DNA window GGCGAATGCGGCGGGCATCGACGCCTCGCTCAGCCGCCAGGCGTTCCTCGACCGCTATGTGCAGCGCAAGCGCCAGCATGCGGCGGCTGCGGGCGGCGCGCGGTTCGAGGCGCAAGGAGCGCCGGCACCCTGCGCTCCCGCTGCGCCGGTCGTGCAGCCCGAGCGCCCGCGCGTCGCGGTCGCGTACCGCGGAGCGCCTGCAGCGGCCTCCCTGACCCGCGAGGCGCCCTGCGCCGCGACGGCGCGCGGGGAGTCCTCGGCGTTCCTCATGCCCGTGGTCAGCGGAAGCGGCGGCGCGGGCAAGAGCACGGTGGCGGCGCTCGCCGCGCTCACGGCGCAGGCGCTCGGCTTCAAGACGCTGCTGCTCGACTTCGACCTGCAGTTCGGCGATATGGCCCACATGATGGGCATGCAGGGCGCGCTGTCTGTCGACGAGCTTCTGGCGGTGCCCGCGCGCATCGAGTCGCTTGCGCCCGACGGCCGCATGCCGGCGCTCCTGGCCGCCCCGAAGCGGCTCGAGGACGCCGAGCGCGTGGTGGAGCAGGCCTCCGAGCTGCTCGATCGGCTGGCGCGGCGCTTCGAGGTGATCGTCGCCAACACGGGCGCGGCCTGGGCCGAGCAGCATGCGGTGCTCTTGGAGCGCAGCACGAAGGCGCTGTTCCTGGTCGATCAGCGCGCCTCGTCGCTGCGGGCGTGCCGGCACGCGCTCGATCTGTGCGCCCGGTGCGGCATCGCGACGGGGCCGTTCTCGTACGCCGTGAACTGGTGCGCCAAGAATGCGCTATTCACCTCCATCGACGTCTCGTGCGCGCTCGGCGGGGCCCATGTGTTCGAGCTCGCGGACGGGGGCGGCGAGGTGGAGGAGATGCTCGGCGCCGGCCAGCCGCTCGATTTGATGGAATCGCGCAACGCGCTGTGCCTGAGCGTGGAGGAGCTCCTGCGCGAGTCGCTGCCGAACGCGGCCGGCCGCCCAGCCTGGGATGGCGCGCCGTCACGGCGTAGGCCGGGCCTTCGCTTGCTCAAGTCGGGCAAGCCGCGGAAACGGGGAAGGGAGGAGCAATGTCTTTGATGAGCCGCGCCCGGGCCGCCGCCGGCGCCGCGCCGACGGAGACGGCCGCGCGCCCCTGCGACCTCGAGGCGCTCAAACGCCAGATCAAGGCGTTCGTGTCGGTGGACGACATCGCCCTCATGATGGCCGAGAGCCCTGCGCGGGCGCGCGGCGAGCTCAGGGGCGCCTGCCGCCAGGCGTTCGAGGACGCCGTGTGGGCGGAGGTTCCGCACGGCGAGCGACAGCGGCTCGTCGACGAGCTCGTGGACACGGTGTTCGGCTTCGGCCCCCTCGAAGGGCTGCTCGTCGACGACTCCGTGACCGAGATCATGGTGAACGGCCCGCACGACGTGTACTACGAGCGCGGTGGACGCCTGTTCCGGGCAGACGCGTGCTTCGCCGACACCGGCCAGCTGCGCGCCCTCATCGACCGCATGCTCGGTCCTCTGGGCCGGCGCGTCGACGAGGCCTCGCCCATGGCGAACGCGCGCCTGCCCCAGGGCCATCGCGTGCACGTGGTGCTGCCGCCGCTCGCCCTCGACGGGCCGCTGCTCACCATCCGCAAGTTCGCCGCGCGCGTGATGACGCTCGACGACATGATGGCGTCCGGCTCGTTCGATGCCTCGGTGAAGCGCTTCCTCGTGTGGGCGGTGCGCGCCCGCAAGAGCATCGCGGTGTCGGGAGGCACGGGCAGCGGCAAGACCACCCTGCTCAACGCCCTCTCCTGCGTGCTTCCGCACGACGAGCGCATCATCACGATCGAGGACTCCGCCGAGCTGCGCTTCTTGGAGCATCCGCACGTCGTGAGGCTCGAGGCGCGCCCGCGCAACGCCGAGGGGGTGGGCGAGGTGGCCATCCGCGAGCTCGTGATCAACGCGTTGCGCATGCGCCCCGACCGCATCGTGGTGGGCGAGTGCCGCGGCGCCGAGGCGCTCGACATGCTGCAGGCGATGAACACGGGCCACGACGGCTCGCTCACCACGCTGCATGCGAACTCGCCGGCCGACGTGGTGTCGCGCCTCACGACGATGGTCCGCTACGCGGCCGACCTGCCGGTTGACGTGATCGAGTCGAACGTGGCGAGCGCCTTCGACGCCGTCGTCCAGACGGCGCGCTCGCTCGGCGGCGCGCGCTTCGTGTCGGAGGTGGCCGAGCTTTCCTTCGACGCGAAGCGGCGGGCCTGCACGGCCAGAACGCTGTACAAACGCGAATCGGGCGATGCCGCAGGGGTCTGGGTGGCGCCCCCGGAATGGGTTGATGACCTGCCGAAGCTCCATGTGGCGGAAGAGGAGGAGGTGCGCCGATGGAAACGGGAATGCTGCTTGGCTGCCTGAGCGCCGTCGCGGCGTTCGGATGCGGATCGCTGCTCGCCGCCTCGGCGATGGGGAGCGCGCGAAGGCCGCCCCGCATCGACGGCGCGGGCGGGCCGGCCTCGGGACGCCTCGCGTGGCGGCTGCGCAACGGCGTGGCGTGGACGATGCCGCTCGCGCGCCTCCTCATGCGCTCCGGGCGCGTCGCCGCCCTCGTGCGCCAGGCCGTGCAGGCTGCGCGCTCGCGCGGGTTCGCGACGGAGGAGGAGCCCCTGGCGTCCCTGGTCGCGGCCTCGCTGCTCGGCACGGCAGCGCTTGCGGGATTCGTCGCGGGCTCGCTCGCGGCCGGGGCCGCCGTGGCCGTCTGCGTCGCCGCGGTAGGCGTCGTGCGTCTGCGCGGGATGGAGGACCGCCGGCGCGACGAGCTGCGCGACGCCGTGCCCGACGCGCTGCGTTCGATGGGGGTGTGCTTCCAGTCGGGGCTGTCGCTGCTCCAGACGCTGCAGCAGGCGGCGCGCGAGGCGACGGGGCCGTTGAAGGGGCTGTTCGAGCGGGCAGCGCGCCGTTTGGAGACGGGTCAGGGCGCGAGCGAGGCGCTCGAGGCGCTTCGGGAGGGGGCGGATGTGCCCGAGCTCGCGTTCGTGGCAGTGGCGCTCGACGTCCAGCACGAGGCGGGCGGCAGCCTCTCCCGGGTGCTCGACGCCGCGCGCGACTCGGTGAAGGGAGAGATCGAGCTTCGGCGCTCGCTCAAGGTGCAGACGGCTCAGGCCAAGCTCTCGGCCCGCATCGTCAGCGTGATGCCGTTCGCGCTCATAGCGGTGTTCTCGCTGGTGAGCGAAGACTTCCTCGCGCCGTTCTTCTCGAGCGCGACGGGGCTGGCGCTGCTCGGGCTGGCGCTTGGGATGCAGGCGGCGGGCGTGCTGGCGGTGCGCCGCATGCTGGCGGTGGAGGTGGGGGCATGATGGCGTTTTCGGAGGCGTCGCTTTTGCTCGTAGGGGCGGCGGCGTCGGCGGCCGGGCTGGGGGCATGCGTAGGCGCATCCTGGCAGGCACGCAGGCGCTCGGCGCGGCGAAGGAGGGATCTCAGACGCTCGACGGGCGTGCGCGAGGAGGGCGTTGCGGCCCCGGGGCTCGACGGGAGGGTCGTCCGGTTCGCGGTGGACTGCTCGCGCGGGCTTTCGCTGGGGGCGTCGGGCCTGCCGTTCGTCCGCGGCCGGACGTTCGCCCGCGTCGCGCGCTGGCTCGGCGCGCACGCGCCGCGGGCGGGGCTTGCGGGGGAGGTGTCGCCCGGCGGGTTCGTCGACGCGGCCGCGAAGCTCGCCCTGGCCTGCGGGGCCGTCGGCGCGCTCGCGGGAGCGGTGCTCTCCAACGAGCTCGGCGCGCTGGGGGCGGTCGTCGGCTGCGCCGTCGGCGCGATGGCGCTTCCGAGGGCGGTCAAGCGGCTCGAGCGCGCCCGCGCCCTGGGCCTCGAGCGGGATCTCTCGGAGATGCTGGAGGTGGTGGCGCTCGGACTGCGCAGCGGGCTGTCGTTCGATCGCGGCTTTCAGCTGTACGCCGGGCACTTCTCCACGGTTTTCGCGGACGAGTGCGCGGCCGCCTCGCGCGCCTGGTCGTCGGGCCTGGCCACGCGGGAGGAGGCGCTGCGCCGTTTGGCGGCGTCGTACGACTCGCCCCTTTTCGCCCGCGTGGTGGAGAACGTCGTGCGCTCGCTGCGCTTCGGCGCGCAGCTGGCCGAGGCGCTCGAGGCGGCGGCTGTGGAGGCGCGCTCGGTCCATCGGGCGCATGTGGAGGAGCGCGTGGCGAAGGCGCCGGTCAAGATGATGGTGCCCACGGGCACGCTCATCCTGCCGGCGATGCTTCTGCTGGTGCTCGGGCCGGTGCTGCTCGAGCTGATGGAAGGTTTCTAACGATGAGGAGGCATGCGCATGGAAGCGTATCGGATGTGGCTGGCGAGGGCGACGTGCCGGGCGGGGCGGGCTCTCCGGCGCGAGGACGGGCAGGGCACGACGGAGTACGCCATCCTGGTGGGGGTGCTCGTCGTGATCGCCATCATCGCGATCACGGTGTTCCGCCCGAAGCTGCAGGAGCTGTGGAACGCCATCGCCGACGGTATCAACGGCCTGTAGCGCGCGCTGCGGCGCACGGCGGCGAGGGCGGGCAGGGGACGGTGGAGTTCGCCCTCGTCACGGTGGCATTCGTCGCGATGCTCGTGGCGCTTGGCGCCCTGTGGCGGGGGCTTGAAGGCGGCATGCTCGTGGAGCACGCGCTGTCGGCGGCGTCGCACCATGTGCAGCTGGCGGCGCCGGGTTCGACGGCGGACGTGTTCTTGTACTGATGGCGGAGCGAGGCGGGGGAGGGAGGAGCCATGGCTTTGAGAAGGCCTCGTGCGGGAGGCGGGTACGCGTGCGGCGGACAGGCCACCGTGGAGGCGGCGTTTCTCATCCCCGTGCTGCTCGTGGGGCTTCTACTGCTCGTGCAGCCGGGCATCCTCCTGTACGACCGGATGGTGATGAACGCCGCGGCCGCGGAGGCATGCCGCCTGCTGGCTACGAAGACGGACGCGGCGGGGGACATGGCGGCGAGCTGCGAGGCGTTCGTGCGCCATCGGCTGGGATCGGTGCCGCCGGTCGCGTGCTTCCATGTGCACGAGGGCCGCTGCTCGTGGGAGGTGCGCTTGGAGGGCGACGAGGGATCGGGCACGGTGCGCGCGTCCATCTCGAACGAGGCCCGGCCGCTTCCTCTGATAGGCGCGGCGGCGGGGCTTCTCGGCATCGTGGACGCCGGGGGCAACTTCCGCATCGAGGTGGAGGCGGAGCAGGAGGTCCAGCCGGGCTGGACGGCAAGCGCGCCGGGCGGCGGCCCGGCGGGATGGGTGGGGGCATGGCTGAGCGAATGACGAGGCGGGATCCGTTCCGCGACGAGGAGGGCCTCACCACGGCGGGCATGGTGCTCGCGCTGCTGGTCACGCTCTCGCTTGTGTTCTCGGCCGGGCAGGTGCAGCGCATAGGCGCGGCGTCCTCGAAGGTGCAGAACGTGGCCGACGCCGCGGCGCTCGCGGCCGAGAACGCGGTGGCCGAGTTCATGATCGTCGTGAGGGTGGCGGACGCGGCGGTGCTGTCGCTGTCGTTGACGAGCCTCGCGGCGACCGGGCTCGGGGTGGCCGCGCTCTGCACGCCTGCCACGGCCGCGGCATCCGAGACGCTGCTCTCGGCCGGACGCGACATCGCCCGCGCCCGCAACTCGTTCGCGGAGAAGGCCGCCGCCGGCCTCAACAAGCTGCAGCGCGCGCTGCCGTTCCTGGCGGCGGCGAACGCGGCCTCGGTGGCGTCGGCCAACGGCGACGGGTCGGCGGGGTACCTGGCGCTCGCCGTGCTCGCCCCCGCCGAGGGCGAGGAGATAAAGGTGGGCTCGAACGCCGCCGCTGCAGCCCTCGAGGACGAGGTGGACGGGAGCGCCGAGGCCGTCCGGCAGGCCGCGGAGGAGGCCGAGGAGGCCGCCGAGCGCGCGAACGAGGCCAAGCGGCGCGCGTTCGAGCACGACTGCGGCGCGGCGCCGACGTACTGCATGTACGAGCGGGCGCGCACGCTCGCGGGGATGGAGGGCTCGGACAATCCGCTGTTCAGGAGCGTCGACGCCTGGTCGTTCTCGGTGGCGCTCAAGCGGGCGCAGGCGTATTACCCGCGGCGCCTGGCGGTCGAGCGTCCGGAGGGGGGCTCGGTGGAGGAGCAGGCGCGCTCGAGGCTGCGCACGAGGTTCTACGGGTTCGCGGTCGAGGAGATGGGCCGCGGGTACGTCCGCGAGAGCGCCGAGTCGTTCGACGCGCTGTTCCCGCGCCTGCCGAGGAACACCGACGAGATGCGGGGGACGAGGCTCTACACCGAGGAGGCGTACCCGGTGTCCGTCGACGAGGAGGGAAGGGAGGTCATGCACGCATGGGAAGGATGCCCGGAGGCCGCAGGGGCGGCGCGGCTCGGATCCATCGCCCAGATGGAGGCTGGATCGGGCCCGACGTGCCCGGCGTGCGGCTTCACGGCCGCCAGCATGGGCAAGGTGGCTGCGGCCTCCACGTCCATCGAGAACGGCTTCGAGTACCACTATGGGAAGGTGGCCGAGGCGGCCGAGGAGTACCGGAAGGCGCGCGACGAGCTCGACCCGCTCGCAGCGGAAGTGCGCGAACGCGCGGGAGGCCTGTTCGACCGCGTGGGGGAGGCCTTCGGCGAAGCGGCCGGCATGCGCATCGACGCGCGCCCTCCCGGGGCGCTCGGCGTGGTGGCGCTCGTCGCGTCCACAGGCGCGACGGACGGGGCGCGGGGTTGGGAGAGTCCCTTCGTCCGTTCTGCGGGTACGCTCGGCACGCGCGCGGCCGTGTCGGCGGCGACGCTCGTGGCCGACCCCTCGGGAGAAGGCGGCTCGGTGGTGTCGTCGCTGCTCGACGGGCTCGCCGACCAGGGAGGTGCTGCGGTCGGCGCCCTCGGCATCGTGCTCGATTGCTGGTCGGGGCTGCTCGAGGCCTACGCCGAGGGGCAGGATGCGCTCGCGGGCGCCGTGTCGTCGGCCTTGGACGGCCTTCCGCTCGCCGGGGCCAGCGGGCTGGGCGCGTGGGCGTCGGACGCGCTCGAGGGCGCGGTGGCGGCGGCCGGGCTCGAGCCGGCCGACCTCGACGCGCTGAAGCCCGCCTTGGTGAACTCGGCGCACGTGGCCGAGGCGGACGACGGGGCGTTCTCGGCGCAGCTGCTCGCGCTCAAGGGCCAGGCCGTGGCCCATCCGCTCGCCTCGAACGACGTATTCGCGTCGATCGTGGGGCTGGTCGAAGGGGGCGCGGTGGAGGCCATCGACGCCGTCGACGGCCGCATCGTGATCGCCGAGGTGCGGCTGTTAGGCGACGGCGGGCCCGCCATCCCCATCGAGCTGGCGCTCCCGCCGGCCGCCAAAGAGGCGGCGGTGGACCTGGTGGGCCGGCTGGCCGACGGCCTGAGATCGGTGTACGCGCAGGTGACGGGGGTGAGGGTATGGGAGTGATGCGCAAGCGGGCCTGGGAGCGCGGCCAGATGACGGTGGAGCTCGCGGTAGCGTTCCCCGTGCTCGTCGCCGTGGCCGTAGTGGCGGTGAACGCGCTTCTCTTCCTTTCGGAATGCGGCGCGTTCGACAACGCGTTTCGCGAGGCGGTGCGCGTCCATGCGACGTCTCCGGCCTACGGGCAGGGGATCGAGCAGGGCGCGGCCCAGGTCGAGTCGTCGCTCGGCGCCGCTTTCGACCGGGATTTCGAGCGGGTGTCGGTGGCCGTGCGCGGCGGCGAGGGCGGCCATGTCGTCTTTGAGGGCACGCTCGAGCTTTCGCCCACGCTGTTCGGGCTGGGGCTCAAGCAGGAGGTGTTCGGCGTGGCGCTGCCTTCGCTCGCGCATCGAACGGAGATGGCGGTCGACTGCTACAAGCCGGGGGTGCTCCTGTGAGCGCGTCCGGGCGGGCCGGCCCGGCAGGCGGGTGGAGGCCGGCACGCGCATTCGTCCTGATCGCGCTTGCCGTCATCGCAGCCGTCGCGGCAGGCGAAGCGGGAAGGATCGCCTCCTCGGGCGTGCTGCGGGAGGCCGCGTCGCCGGCGCTCTGGGAAGCCGACGCAGCCGAGGGCGCAGCCGGGGAGGCGCTTCCCGAGGGCTTCGAAGAGGAGGCGCTCTCCCTTGCGAGGCGGACGGAGGCGCGCGTCGACGGCCGGGCGGGGATCGTGGGCTTCTCGACGGAGGAGGATGCGGCCGCGTCGTTCGCTGCCATCGCAGAGGAGCTTGCCGCGAAGGGGTGGGAGGGCGTGGAGAGCGGCGTGCCGTCGTGCGGGACGTTCGTAAAGGGGGAAGGGCGGCACAGGTGGCTGTTCGTCAGCTGCGTGCAGGTAGGAGGAGGCGCGAGCGTGGTCGTGCAATGCGGGGCGCCCGCAGATGAGAGGAGCTGAGGTGCATGGAAGATCGAAAAGAGAGGAAGCCGGCGGCCGTTTCGGGGCCCAAGCGGGAGGAGGGCGCGTCCCCGGCGCGCCGCAAGCCGACGAGGCGGCGCGCGGGAGGGGCTGGGAAGCGGCCGCAGGATCCGGCCGACGCGGCCGCCTTGCTGGAGATGGCGACGCGCCTATCGCGGAAGGGCCGGGGGCTGCTGTTCTCGCGGCCGGGCGACGCGTCGCTTCTGCTCGTGCCGTGCAACGACGTGCATACGGCGGGCATGGCGCATCGCATAGACGTGGCGTTCGTCGACGAGGCCGGGGGCGTGCTCGCGTCCTATCGCAACGTGGGCCCGTTTCGGCGGCTCCGCCACAAGGGAGCGGCCGCCGTGATCGAGCGGTTCTCGTCGTGCGCGACGCCGTGGTTCGAGGAGGGCGATCGCGTGGGCGTCGTCCCTATGAAGGAGGAGCGATGAAAACCTGCCCGATCTGCCATGCGCGGGCGTTCGATGACGCCGAGGTGTGCTTCGGCTGCCTGCACCGCTTCGCGGACGAGCCGCGTCCCGTCCCGGTTCCCCGGCCGGCGCCGCCTGCGGGCGCGGCCCTCGAAGAGGGGCTGGCGAAGGTGCGGGAGGCTGCGCCGATCCGCGCGTCCGGCGCGCCCCGGCCGGCTCCCTGCCCGTTCCAGGGCGCGCGGGCCGTGCCGGAGACGGTGCACGCCGTTCCCGTCATGCGCGGGGAGCCGGCCGGGGCCGCGCGCATCGACGAGAGGGGGTGGGTCGTGCGCTTCGAGTTTCCGGGGTTCTCTCCCATCGAAGGGGCTTCCGGCTCGCCCGTGCGGACGGCCCGCATCGGGGACGCGGGGATCGAGGAGCTCGTCGTCAGCCTGAAGCCGAGCGCAGCCCCGGACGCCTCCGCCCATCCCGGCCGCGGCGTCCATGCGCGGGTGGAGGAGCGTCCGCGCCTCAGGGCGACGGCGGCGGAGGGGTCGTGACGGCGGCGCTCGCGCTCGCCTACGCGGTGGCGGGCGGCGCGGCGGGGCGGCTCTTCGTCCCCTGGGCGGCGAACGCCCTGCTGAGGCGCTCCTACGAGCGGTCGGTGTCGTGGTGGTGGGATTCGTACGGCGCCTACCGGGCGTTTCGGGAGGAGCGCCCCGAACCGCTCGCGGGAGGGAGGGGCGAGGAGGGCGCGCTCGCGATCTGGCGGGACGACGCGCTGGCGATGGCCCGCGCCGGGACGCTCGCCCGGGAACGGGTGCGCGCCTTGGCGGAGGCGGGCCTGAAGGCGGACGAGTCCGGCGCCGCCCGCAGCGAGGCCGAGCAGCGGGCGCGATGCGCGTTCGCGCCCGGGCCGTGGGGGCACGCCGCCTGCGCCCTCGGCTGCGCGGGGTGGTTCGGGGCGGCGGCCCTCTGCGGGCTGCCGGCGGCCGTCTGCGCGGCGCTCCTGGCGTGCGGGGCGGCCATGGCCGTGGCCGTGGCGTGCGATGTGCAGGCGCGCATCATCCCGCTTGAGACGTGCCTGGCGCTGGCCGTCGGCGGCGCGGCGTTTCAGCTCGGGACGGGAGGCGTGCGCGCCCTCGCCGCAGGCGCCCTGATCGCGGCGGTCGTGGTAGCGGGCTGCGCGGCGGCGAACCGGCTGCTCGGACGAGGCGGGGGCGTTCCCGTGGGCCATGGCGACGTGCGGTGCATGGCGGCGCTCTCGCTTGCCAGCGGGCCGGCCGCGCCGTTCGGGCTTCTCGTCTGCTACGGGTGCGCGGCGGCGTTCTCGCTCGCGGGGTTGGCGGCGGGAAGGCTCGCATGGAGGGGAGGAATCCCCATGGCGCCGTTCCTGGCGCTATGGCTGGCCGTTGTACCGGTATGCGCCTGACGGGGCTGAGGCGCGCTTGCAAGGCGAAGGATCGTGGAAGGCCCGCCCTCCGAGCAGGGGGCGGGAAAGGCGAACGAAAGGAACGGATCATGGAGAAGATCGGCGAGAGGGTCATGGGAGAGGCGGCCAAGCTGCGCGCGATAGTCGTGCGAGGCGAGGAAGAGGGCGGATCGGAGATCGTGCAGACGGTCATCGTGCTGGGCTTCGCGGTGGGGCTCGGGGCGGCGCTCATGGCGCTGCAAGGCAACATCGCGACCGTCATCAAGAGCGCCGGCACATCGATCGGGGAGATGTTCAGGTCGGTCACAGCCGGCCCTACGCTGTAAGGAGGGCCGAATGCTTCGACCCGCCTGCGGCGAGCGGGGAAGCAGCGTCGTGTCGTTTCTGCTGGCGCTGCCGATTCTGCTCGCATTCCTATTCGCGGTCGTGGATCTGGGGCGGTCGGTGTTCTTGGGCATGGCGCTCGAGGATGCGGCGCATGCGGCGTGTCGCGCCGTCTGCTCGGCCGGTTCCGGCGAAGCGGAGCAGACGGCGAGGGAGGCGGCGCTCGCGGCGTCCCCCTCGCTCGCTGCGGAGGGACTTCGGCTCGCGGTGGCCGCGCATGTGGGGGAGCTCGAGGAGGAGCCGTACGTGCACCGCCTCTACGACGCGGACGAAGGCGCGTTCGAGGAGCGGCCCTCGCGGACCGCCCGGCGTACGGTGCGCGTCGACCTGGAGCTGGAGGGGTCGTACCTGACTCCGGCAGGCGCCCTGATCGCCGTGGCGGAGGGGCGGGGCGACGGGGGGTTCGCATACGCGGCGTCGGCTGCAGGCGAGAGGGACGAGACGGTGGAAGGGGGAGCATGGTGAGCGGCAAGGAGCAAGGCGGCGAGATCGTGCAGTTCGTGGTGGCGCTGCCGCTGCTTCTGCTCGTCGTGTTCTCCGTCATCCAGCTGGGCACCATGACGTTCGCCGCGAGCCGGCTCTCCTCGGAGATCACGCGCGCATGCCGGCAGCTCGACGTGTCCGGCTTGGAGCGGGCCGTCGACAAGGAGGGGTTCGTGAAGTCCGAGATACTCGGAGCGTCGTCGCAGCTGCGGGAGGCCGCGCTCCAAGTGAGCGACGTCCGATGGCGGCGCGAAGAACGGCGCAGCGCGGGCGATACGGGCGACGGGGCCCTTGAGGAGCGCACCGTCTCCGTGGCCCTCTCCTATCGCGTGCGCTACGAGCTGCCGTCGTTCGTGCAGGTACCGGGCCTGTCGGGCCAGGAGCTCTCGC is part of the Arabiibacter massiliensis genome and encodes:
- a CDS encoding type II secretion system F family protein, with translation METGMLLGCLSAVAAFGCGSLLAASAMGSARRPPRIDGAGGPASGRLAWRLRNGVAWTMPLARLLMRSGRVAALVRQAVQAARSRGFATEEEPLASLVAASLLGTAALAGFVAGSLAAGAAVAVCVAAVGVVRLRGMEDRRRDELRDAVPDALRSMGVCFQSGLSLLQTLQQAAREATGPLKGLFERAARRLETGQGASEALEALREGADVPELAFVAVALDVQHEAGGSLSRVLDAARDSVKGEIELRRSLKVQTAQAKLSARIVSVMPFALIAVFSLVSEDFLAPFFSSATGLALLGLALGMQAAGVLAVRRMLAVEVGA
- a CDS encoding TadE/TadG family type IV pilus assembly protein; the encoded protein is MALRRPRAGGGYACGGQATVEAAFLIPVLLVGLLLLVQPGILLYDRMVMNAAAAEACRLLATKTDAAGDMAASCEAFVRHRLGSVPPVACFHVHEGRCSWEVRLEGDEGSGTVRASISNEARPLPLIGAAAGLLGIVDAGGNFRIEVEAEQEVQPGWTASAPGGGPAGWVGAWLSE
- a CDS encoding P-loop NTPase gives rise to the protein MTASVALCADMTSLRHPEAIGLAGENLAAQEWLRLFSTGEEARRFLCADQAVDEVWVASSDDIEPINLAASLKRDRADRRVCLLSFDGTGSLMSRANAAGIDASLSRQAFLDRYVQRKRQHAAAAGGARFEAQGAPAPCAPAAPVVQPERPRVAVAYRGAPAAASLTREAPCAATARGESSAFLMPVVSGSGGAGKSTVAALAALTAQALGFKTLLLDFDLQFGDMAHMMGMQGALSVDELLAVPARIESLAPDGRMPALLAAPKRLEDAERVVEQASELLDRLARRFEVIVANTGAAWAEQHAVLLERSTKALFLVDQRASSLRACRHALDLCARCGIATGPFSYAVNWCAKNALFTSIDVSCALGGAHVFELADGGGEVEEMLGAGQPLDLMESRNALCLSVEELLRESLPNAAGRPAWDGAPSRRRPGLRLLKSGKPRKRGREEQCL
- a CDS encoding type II secretion system F family protein encodes the protein MMAFSEASLLLVGAAASAAGLGACVGASWQARRRSARRRRDLRRSTGVREEGVAAPGLDGRVVRFAVDCSRGLSLGASGLPFVRGRTFARVARWLGAHAPRAGLAGEVSPGGFVDAAAKLALACGAVGALAGAVLSNELGALGAVVGCAVGAMALPRAVKRLERARALGLERDLSEMLEVVALGLRSGLSFDRGFQLYAGHFSTVFADECAAASRAWSSGLATREEALRRLAASYDSPLFARVVENVVRSLRFGAQLAEALEAAAVEARSVHRAHVEERVAKAPVKMMVPTGTLILPAMLLLVLGPVLLELMEGF
- a CDS encoding TadE/TadG family type IV pilus assembly protein: MVSGKEQGGEIVQFVVALPLLLLVVFSVIQLGTMTFAASRLSSEITRACRQLDVSGLERAVDKEGFVKSEILGASSQLREAALQVSDVRWRREERRSAGDTGDGALEERTVSVALSYRVRYELPSFVQVPGLSGQELSREVRAAIVEGRVVEVEVDRP
- a CDS encoding TadE family protein — protein: MLRPACGERGSSVVSFLLALPILLAFLFAVVDLGRSVFLGMALEDAAHAACRAVCSAGSGEAEQTAREAALAASPSLAAEGLRLAVAAHVGELEEEPYVHRLYDADEGAFEERPSRTARRTVRVDLELEGSYLTPAGALIAVAEGRGDGGFAYAASAAGERDETVEGGAW
- a CDS encoding DUF192 domain-containing protein is translated as MEDRKERKPAAVSGPKREEGASPARRKPTRRRAGGAGKRPQDPADAAALLEMATRLSRKGRGLLFSRPGDASLLLVPCNDVHTAGMAHRIDVAFVDEAGGVLASYRNVGPFRRLRHKGAAAVIERFSSCATPWFEEGDRVGVVPMKEER
- a CDS encoding molybdenum cofactor biosynthesis enzyme codes for the protein MAERMTRRDPFRDEEGLTTAGMVLALLVTLSLVFSAGQVQRIGAASSKVQNVADAAALAAENAVAEFMIVVRVADAAVLSLSLTSLAATGLGVAALCTPATAAASETLLSAGRDIARARNSFAEKAAAGLNKLQRALPFLAAANAASVASANGDGSAGYLALAVLAPAEGEEIKVGSNAAAAALEDEVDGSAEAVRQAAEEAEEAAERANEAKRRAFEHDCGAAPTYCMYERARTLAGMEGSDNPLFRSVDAWSFSVALKRAQAYYPRRLAVERPEGGSVEEQARSRLRTRFYGFAVEEMGRGYVRESAESFDALFPRLPRNTDEMRGTRLYTEEAYPVSVDEEGREVMHAWEGCPEAAGAARLGSIAQMEAGSGPTCPACGFTAASMGKVAAASTSIENGFEYHYGKVAEAAEEYRKARDELDPLAAEVRERAGGLFDRVGEAFGEAAGMRIDARPPGALGVVALVASTGATDGARGWESPFVRSAGTLGTRAAVSAATLVADPSGEGGSVVSSLLDGLADQGGAAVGALGIVLDCWSGLLEAYAEGQDALAGAVSSALDGLPLAGASGLGAWASDALEGAVAAAGLEPADLDALKPALVNSAHVAEADDGAFSAQLLALKGQAVAHPLASNDVFASIVGLVEGGAVEAIDAVDGRIVIAEVRLLGDGGPAIPIELALPPAAKEAAVDLVGRLADGLRSVYAQVTGVRVWE
- a CDS encoding prepilin peptidase; its protein translation is MTAALALAYAVAGGAAGRLFVPWAANALLRRSYERSVSWWWDSYGAYRAFREERPEPLAGGRGEEGALAIWRDDALAMARAGTLARERVRALAEAGLKADESGAARSEAEQRARCAFAPGPWGHAACALGCAGWFGAAALCGLPAAVCAALLACGAAMAVAVACDVQARIIPLETCLALAVGGAAFQLGTGGVRALAAGALIAAVVVAGCAAANRLLGRGGGVPVGHGDVRCMAALSLASGPAAPFGLLVCYGCAAAFSLAGLAAGRLAWRGGIPMAPFLALWLAVVPVCA
- a CDS encoding CpaF family protein; translation: MSLMSRARAAAGAAPTETAARPCDLEALKRQIKAFVSVDDIALMMAESPARARGELRGACRQAFEDAVWAEVPHGERQRLVDELVDTVFGFGPLEGLLVDDSVTEIMVNGPHDVYYERGGRLFRADACFADTGQLRALIDRMLGPLGRRVDEASPMANARLPQGHRVHVVLPPLALDGPLLTIRKFAARVMTLDDMMASGSFDASVKRFLVWAVRARKSIAVSGGTGSGKTTLLNALSCVLPHDERIITIEDSAELRFLEHPHVVRLEARPRNAEGVGEVAIRELVINALRMRPDRIVVGECRGAEALDMLQAMNTGHDGSLTTLHANSPADVVSRLTTMVRYAADLPVDVIESNVASAFDAVVQTARSLGGARFVSEVAELSFDAKRRACTARTLYKRESGDAAGVWVAPPEWVDDLPKLHVAEEEEVRRWKRECCLAA
- a CDS encoding class III signal peptide-containing protein; this translates as MEAYRMWLARATCRAGRALRREDGQGTTEYAILVGVLVVIAIIAITVFRPKLQELWNAIADGINGL